The following are encoded together in the Strongyloides ratti genome assembly S_ratti_ED321, chromosome : 2 genome:
- a CDS encoding Inhibitory POU protein, whose product MAVMQSPQRLYPALATTSTSDRYNTTNSYRNIMQPTNSIFSTFDDTFLHARAAQAALVEMDMKNVNATGMLRPGDMFSFGNYHSATTAPTSSTSNGGQHSSMNGMGGDFDSSINNSSLMSSSTMLMDGSMMMGQAATDSMTSLQQVMAMHHPYQTHPHQFTQYPGINPHFAAAAVASTQPGNGGLQLSNSAAAASAVAMSRYPLNVPNPEMDTDPRELERFAEHFKQRRIKLGVTQADVGKALAHLKMPGVGSLSQSTICRFESLTLSHNNMVALKPILHSWLEKAEEAIKNKDLANDAQGILPNSEKKRKRTSIAAPEKRCLEEFFRQQPRPTGDKIASIADKLDLKKNVVRVWFCNQRQKQKRNQTGNNNNNNNSNHNTSSNVNGTGNGGSILDPVTVMKCAPFTDLSSIETAAAAAAAASAIVSASNSSNNNSNNNNRTSPDNNGNSGKNQVLPTLGLFY is encoded by the exons ATGGCCGTTATGCAATCTCCACAACGTCTTTATCCAGCTTTAGCAACAACGTCAACCTCAGATCGTTACAATACAACAAATAGTTATCGTAATATCATGCAACCT acAAATTCAATATTCTCAACTTTCGATGATACATTCCTTCATGCACGTGCAGCTCAGGCAGCATTAGTTGAAATGGATATGAAGAATGTCAATGCAACAGGAATGTTACGTCCTGGTGATATGTTCTCATTTGGTAATTATCATTCTGCTACCACAGCACCAACATCAAGTACTTCTAATGGTGGACAACACTCCTCAATGAATGGTATGGGGGGAGATTTTGATTCTAGTATTAATAATAGTTCATTAATGTCATCCTCAACAATGTTAATGGATGGTTCAATGATGATGGGTCAAGCAGCAACTGACAGTATGACTAGTTTACAACAAGTTATGGCAATGCATCATCCCTATCAGACACATCCTCATCAATTTACTCAATATCCTGGTATTAATCCACATTTTGCTGCAGCTGCTGTTGCCTCAACTCAACCAGGAAATGGTGGTCTTCAGTTATCAAATAGTGCTGCTGCAGCCTCAGCTGTAGCAATGTCAAGGTATCCATTAAATGTTCCTAATCCTGAAATGGATACAGATCCAAGAGAATTAGAAAGATTTGCCGAACATTTTAAACAAAGGAGAATAAAGTTAGGTGTAACACAAGCTGATGTTGGTAAAGCATTAGCGCATCTTAAGATGCCTGGTGTTGGAAGTTTATCACAAAGTACAATTTGTCGATTTGAATCTCTTACTCTATCACATAATAATATGGTAGCTTTAAAACCTATCCTTCATTCTTGGTTAGAGAAG gcTGAAGaagcaataaaaaataaagatttagCAAATGATGCTCAAGGAATTTTACCAAatagtgaaaaaaaaaggaaacgAACATCTATAGCAGCTCCGGAGAAGAGGTGTTTAGAGGAATTTTTCAGGCAACAACCCCGACCAACAGGAGATAAGATAGCATCAATTGCTGATAAattagatttaaaaaagaatgttGTTAGAGTATGGTTTTGTAATCAGAgacaaaaacaaaaaag GAACCAGACaggaaataataataataataataatagcaATCATAACACCTCATCTAATGTAAATGGAACCGGAAATGGAGGTTCAA ttCTTGATCCAGTAACAGTAATGAAATGTGCACCATTCACTGATCTTTCCTCCATTGAAACAGCAGCAGCAGCAGCGGCAGCAGCATCAGCTATAGTTTCAGCTAGTAATTCatctaataataattctaataataataatcgTACCAGTCCTGATAACAATGGTAACTCTGGCAAAAATCAGGTATTGCCAACATTgggtttattttattaa